The region CTGAGAAAACGGTCCAAGGGGCGCTTGAACTCATGTACGACTTGCAGGAGCACTTAAAAGAAATCACCGGCATGGATGCCGTCACCTTGCAGCCGGCGGCCGGCGCCCACGGCGAATGGACGGGGCTGATGATGATCCGTGCTTACCATGAAGCAAACGGCGACTTCGGACGGACGAAAGTGATCGTTCCGGATTCGGCGCACGGCACGAACCCGGCGTCGGCGACCGTTGCCGGGTTTGAGACAGTAACGGTCAAATCGACGGCCGATGGTCTTGTCGACTTAGAAGATTTACGGCGTGTCGTCGGCCCTGATACGGCGGCGCTCATGCTTACGAACCCGAACACGCTCGGGCTGTTTGAAGAGCATATTGTCGAAATGGCCGAAATCGTCCACAAAGCCGGCGGCAAGCTGTATTATGACGGCGCGAATTTCAACGCGATTCTTGGCAAGGTGCGCCCGGGGGACATGGGTTTTGACGTCGTTCATTTGAACTTGCATAAAACGTTCACCGGCCCGCACGGCGGCGGAGGCCCAGGCTCCGGCCCGGTTGGGGTGAAAGCCGACCTCATTCCGTTTTTGCCAAAGCCGGTCATCGAAAAAGGGGAAAACGGTTATTACCTTGATGATGACCGTCCGCAATCGATCGGCCGCGTCAAGCCGTTTTACGGCAATTTTGGCATCAACGTCCGGGCGTACACGTACATCCGCTCGATGGGGCCGGACGGCTTAAAAGCGGTGAGCGAATATGCGGTGTTAAACGCCAACTATATGATGCGCCGCCTCGCCGAATATTACGATTTGCCATATGACCGCCATTGCAAGCATGAGTTCGTTCTCTCCGGCCGCCGGCAAAAGAAGCTTGGCGTCAGAACGCTCGACATCGCCAAGCGGCTGCTTGATTTCGGGTTCCATCCGCCGACGATTTACTTCCCGCTCATCGTCGAAGAATGCATGATGATCGAGCCGACGGAGACGGAGTCGAAAGAGACGCTCGACGCGTTTATTGACGCCATGATCCAAATTGCCAAAGAGGCGGAGGAAAATCCGGAAATCGTTCAAGAAGCGCCGCATACGACGGTCGTCAAGCGGCTCGATGAAACGACCGCGGCGCGCAAGCCGATTTTGCGCTACCAAAAAGAAATGTAAGCTAAGCCTTGTTCTTATGCGGCCTGCCTCGTAAAGGGAGGCCGCTTCGTTTTGCGGCTGGCTGCGTTGACAGAAAAGTTCGGTTAGTTTATTATATAAACTAATGGTTGAAGTCGATGAAAGGGGAGAGGGACATGCAATACTGCCAACTAGGAAACACCGATCTTCAAGTGAGCGCGCTCAGTTTCGGCACGTGGGCGATCGGCGGTTCGTGGGGAAACGTCGACGACCTTGAGTTTCAAAAAGGAGTGGACGCCGGCGAGCTGCGTTGGATCGCTAATGGGCGCGGCAGCATGGCGAAAGCAGCATTGCGCTGGGTGATCGATCATGAAGAAGTGACATGTGCCATTCCAGGTTTTAAGACAGTGAAACAAGTGAAAGAAAATTTAGACGCGATCCATATGCCGCCATTTACAGAAGCAGAAAAGGAACGGCTTCGCCAGTTTTATTGGAGCGAGGTGCATCCGCACATCCGCGGGGCATACTAAGCAAATAAGACGAAAAGGATGACAGAGACGTGCGGACAGGAAACATTTCCCTTGTAAAAAAAATAAATAAGCAGCTCGTCTTGAAATTGATTCGCGACCAGCATCCAATTTCGCGCGCTGATATTGCGAAGACGACCGGATTGAATAAAGCGACCGTTTCCGCGCTTGTTGACGAACTGATCGCCGAGCATTTCGTCCATGAAAGCGGGATCGGCGAGTCAACCGGAGGACGCCGCCCGCTCATGCTTCGCTTCAACGCCGACGCCGGATCGCTTGTCGGCGTGGAGCTGGGGGTGAACTATTTGTATGCCGTGCTGACCAACTTAAACGCGGACATCCTTTGGGAGCAACGGCGTTCGTTCCGCCCGTCCGAAGGGCAGGAGGCGATCATCGGCGAAATGATGGAGCTCATCGAGGCGGCCATCCGCCGGGCGCCAGCGACGCCGTATGGCGTGATGGGAATCGGCATCGGCGT is a window of Geobacillus kaustophilus DNA encoding:
- the gcvPB gene encoding aminomethyl-transferring glycine dehydrogenase subunit GcvPB; this translates as MRNDQPLIFERSKPGRIAYSLPSLDVPAVDVSELVPADYLRTEEPELPEVSELDLMRHYTALSKRNHGVDSGFYPLGSCTMKYNPKINENVARLAGFAHIHPLQPEKTVQGALELMYDLQEHLKEITGMDAVTLQPAAGAHGEWTGLMMIRAYHEANGDFGRTKVIVPDSAHGTNPASATVAGFETVTVKSTADGLVDLEDLRRVVGPDTAALMLTNPNTLGLFEEHIVEMAEIVHKAGGKLYYDGANFNAILGKVRPGDMGFDVVHLNLHKTFTGPHGGGGPGSGPVGVKADLIPFLPKPVIEKGENGYYLDDDRPQSIGRVKPFYGNFGINVRAYTYIRSMGPDGLKAVSEYAVLNANYMMRRLAEYYDLPYDRHCKHEFVLSGRRQKKLGVRTLDIAKRLLDFGFHPPTIYFPLIVEECMMIEPTETESKETLDAFIDAMIQIAKEAEENPEIVQEAPHTTVVKRLDETTAARKPILRYQKEM
- a CDS encoding aldo/keto reductase, which codes for MQYCQLGNTDLQVSALSFGTWAIGGSWGNVDDLEFQKGVDAGELRWIANGRGSMAKAALRWVIDHEEVTCAIPGFKTVKQVKENLDAIHMPPFTEAEKERLRQFYWSEVHPHIRGAY